In Simplicispira sp. 125, one DNA window encodes the following:
- a CDS encoding dihydrolipoamide acetyltransferase family protein — protein sequence MSAVATDTESAESAESRQPAPLIALKGLRGSIARNMTAGWQAPRVAMGAEVDLSHALALLAERQAAPGAPLRMTVTSLVLRAVALALREHPALNAWMREGGIERASAIHLGLAVALSDGLAVPVIRNADTLSIEQLATASRELAQGTRDGRLPPKTYQGGSFTVTNLGMTGIDWFTPILNPPQVGILGLSRVTDRPVVRNGSLAIAPMSTLTLVFDHRAVDGHPAALFLRSVREYLETCDGL from the coding sequence ATGAGCGCAGTGGCCACCGATACCGAATCTGCTGAATCTGCCGAATCCCGGCAGCCTGCGCCGTTGATTGCGCTCAAGGGCCTGCGCGGCAGCATCGCGCGCAACATGACGGCGGGCTGGCAGGCGCCGCGCGTTGCCATGGGTGCCGAAGTTGATCTGTCGCACGCCTTGGCGCTGCTGGCAGAGCGCCAGGCGGCGCCCGGTGCGCCGCTGCGCATGACGGTCACTTCGCTGGTGCTGCGCGCCGTGGCGCTGGCGCTGCGCGAGCACCCTGCGCTGAATGCCTGGATGCGTGAGGGTGGCATTGAGCGGGCAAGTGCGATTCATCTGGGTCTGGCGGTAGCCTTGAGCGACGGCCTGGCGGTGCCGGTGATTCGGAATGCCGACACCCTGTCCATCGAGCAGCTGGCGACGGCGTCACGGGAGCTAGCCCAAGGCACCCGCGACGGCCGCTTGCCGCCCAAAACTTACCAGGGTGGCAGCTTCACCGTCACCAATCTTGGCATGACGGGAATCGACTGGTTCACGCCAATCCTGAACCCGCCCCAAGTTGGCATCCTGGGCCTGAGCCGCGTGACGGACCGGCCTGTTGTGCGCAACGGGTCGCTTGCGATCGCTCCCATGAGTACCCTAACCTTGGTGTTTGACCACCGGGCGGTGGACGGCCATCCCGCGGCGCTGTTCCTGCGCAGTGTGCGTGAGTACTTGGAAACCTGCGATGGACTATGA
- a CDS encoding alpha-ketoacid dehydrogenase subunit beta: MTTQTARKLTMAQAISEAIDQEMERDNEVFVMGEDVAKYGGIFSATGGLLAKYGKDRIMDTPISETAFIGSAIGAAAEGMRPIAELMFVDFFGVCMDMIYNHMAKNTYMAGGNIRLPMVLMAAIGGGYNDAAQHSQCLYATFAHMPGMKVVVPSNAYDAKGLMTQAIREDNPVVFLFHKGIMGLPWMSYFEGSTNAVPLEPYVIPFGQANVVREGRDLTIVTLSQMVQKSLIAAQQLAAAGIEAEVIDLRTVVPLDREAVLRSVRKTGRLLVADEDYLSFGLSGEIAALIAENLDTVKLKAPVYRLAVPDVPIPYSRPLEQFVIPQVEGIVVASQRLMGAPQLEGASA, translated from the coding sequence ATGACTACCCAGACAGCACGCAAGCTGACCATGGCGCAAGCCATCTCAGAGGCCATCGATCAGGAGATGGAGCGCGACAACGAGGTCTTTGTGATGGGCGAGGACGTGGCCAAGTACGGAGGCATTTTCAGTGCCACCGGTGGCCTGCTCGCCAAATATGGCAAGGACCGCATCATGGACACCCCGATTTCGGAGACAGCGTTCATCGGTTCGGCAATTGGTGCCGCAGCCGAAGGCATGCGCCCGATTGCCGAGTTGATGTTTGTCGACTTTTTTGGTGTGTGCATGGACATGATCTACAACCACATGGCCAAGAACACCTATATGGCGGGCGGCAACATCCGCCTGCCCATGGTGCTCATGGCTGCTATCGGCGGGGGCTACAACGACGCGGCGCAGCATTCGCAATGCCTGTACGCAACGTTTGCGCACATGCCTGGCATGAAGGTGGTGGTGCCCTCAAACGCCTACGACGCCAAGGGGCTGATGACCCAGGCCATCCGCGAAGACAACCCGGTGGTGTTCCTGTTCCACAAAGGGATCATGGGGCTCCCATGGATGTCGTATTTCGAGGGCAGCACAAATGCGGTTCCGCTGGAACCCTACGTGATTCCGTTCGGTCAGGCAAATGTGGTGCGCGAGGGCCGCGACCTGACCATCGTGACCCTCAGCCAGATGGTGCAGAAGTCGCTGATTGCGGCGCAACAGCTGGCCGCTGCCGGCATTGAGGCCGAGGTGATTGATCTGCGCACGGTCGTGCCGCTTGATCGTGAGGCCGTGCTGCGGTCGGTGCGCAAGACGGGTCGCCTGCTGGTGGCCGATGAGGACTACCTGAGCTTCGGCCTTTCCGGCGAAATCGCCGCGTTGATTGCCGAGAACCTGGACACGGTGAAGCTGAAGGCCCCTGTGTACCGACTGGCAGTGCCCGATGTGCCGATCCCCTACAGCCGGCCATTGGAGCAGTTTGTGATCCCGCAGGTCGAGGGCATCGTCGTCGCCTCGCAACGGCTGATGGGGGCGCCCCAGCTTGAAGGAGCGTCCGCATGA
- a CDS encoding lipoyl domain-containing protein: MTAIVLNADAWQDVEPGTEALVEDWLVKEGDHVSAGQPVVSVVVVKANHEVLAPMDGVIGKILVAAEETFKPGQALATLQ, encoded by the coding sequence ATGACCGCAATTGTGCTCAACGCTGACGCCTGGCAGGACGTAGAGCCAGGCACCGAAGCCCTTGTAGAGGATTGGCTGGTGAAAGAGGGGGACCACGTCAGTGCAGGGCAGCCAGTTGTCAGCGTGGTGGTCGTCAAAGCCAATCATGAAGTGCTGGCGCCGATGGATGGCGTGATCGGGAAGATTCTGGTGGCCGCAGAAGAGACCTTCAAACCAGGCCAGGCACTGGCGACACTGCAATGA